One Streptomyces sp. NBC_01237 genomic region harbors:
- a CDS encoding CsbD family protein, which yields MADKNENALDKLKGKAKEVTGKATGDKRKETEGKTDQVKADAKKKADDVGDRVEGAVDSLKRDDKD from the coding sequence GTGGCTGACAAGAACGAGAACGCGCTGGACAAGCTCAAGGGCAAGGCGAAAGAAGTGACCGGCAAGGCGACCGGTGACAAGCGCAAGGAGACCGAGGGCAAGACGGACCAGGTCAAGGCCGACGCGAAGAAGAAGGCCGACGACGTGGGCGACCGTGTCGAGGGTGCCGTCGATTCACTCAAGCGCGACGACAAGGACTGA
- a CDS encoding aldo/keto reductase has protein sequence MQTVTLNNGIEMPVLGFGVYQIPPEKTEQAVTDALAVGYRLLDTAAAYGNEGAVGRAIEKSGIPRAELFVTTKLWIQDAQAEENTRRAFETSLTELGLDHVDLYLMHQPYGDVYGQWRAMEALNREGLARAIGVANFYPDRLLDLILNNEITPAVNQIETHPFFQRTADHDLMREHGVQHQSWGGFAEGKNDLFTHPVLSEIGRAHDKSAAQVVLRWLIQRSIVTIPKTVSPDRMAQNFDVFDFALTDAQMARIADLETGTTLFFDHHDPEMVAWLSKRRLGS, from the coding sequence ATGCAGACCGTCACCCTGAACAACGGCATCGAGATGCCGGTCCTCGGCTTCGGCGTCTACCAGATCCCGCCGGAGAAGACCGAACAGGCCGTCACCGACGCCCTCGCGGTCGGCTACCGGCTCCTCGACACCGCGGCAGCGTACGGCAACGAGGGTGCCGTCGGCCGGGCCATCGAGAAGAGTGGGATTCCGCGCGCGGAACTGTTCGTCACCACCAAGCTGTGGATCCAGGACGCGCAGGCCGAGGAGAACACCCGCCGCGCCTTCGAGACGTCCCTGACCGAGCTGGGCCTGGACCACGTCGACCTGTACCTGATGCACCAGCCCTACGGCGACGTCTATGGCCAGTGGCGCGCGATGGAAGCACTCAACCGCGAGGGCCTGGCCAGGGCGATCGGCGTCGCCAACTTCTACCCCGACCGGCTCCTGGACCTGATCCTCAACAACGAGATCACCCCCGCGGTCAACCAGATCGAGACCCACCCCTTCTTCCAGCGCACCGCCGACCACGACCTCATGCGTGAGCACGGAGTCCAGCACCAGTCCTGGGGCGGATTCGCCGAAGGCAAGAACGACCTGTTCACCCACCCCGTCCTGAGCGAGATCGGTAGGGCACACGACAAGTCCGCAGCCCAGGTCGTACTCCGCTGGCTGATCCAGCGGAGCATCGTCACGATCCCCAAGACGGTCAGCCCCGACCGGATGGCGCAGAACTTCGACGTCTTCGACTTCGCACTCACCGACGCTCAGATGGCCCGGATCGCCGACCTGGAAACCGGTACGACGCTGTTCTTCGACCACCACGACCCCGAGATGGTCGCCTGGCTCAGCAAGCGCCGCCTGGGCAGCTGA
- a CDS encoding alcohol dehydrogenase catalytic domain-containing protein: protein MRATFMYGPGDVRVENAPDPRIVEPADAIVRITLACVCGSDLHPYRSMARTDEGVPMGHEFLGVVEETGPEVVGLKPGDFVVSPFAFADNTCPICRDGFHTACPHGGWYGTGGVGGAQAEAIRVPQADGTLVKIPAGVDAALLPSLLALSDVYLTGYHAAHMGRVEPGRTVTVIGDGAVGLSAVLASRRMGAEKIILMGRHTSRTDLGREWGASEVVAERGEEGVAKVMDLTGGEGSHVVLEAVGLMPAYEQAYGIVRPGGIISRVGVPQYEEAPVGFGSLFGKNAGLTGGPAPVRAYIEQAIPDVLEGRIDPGRVFDAEVGIEQVADAYKAMDDRSRLKVVVRP, encoded by the coding sequence ATGCGTGCCACCTTCATGTACGGACCCGGCGACGTGCGGGTCGAGAACGCGCCCGACCCGCGGATCGTCGAGCCCGCGGACGCGATCGTCCGGATCACGCTGGCCTGCGTCTGCGGCTCCGACCTGCACCCGTACCGCTCCATGGCCAGGACCGACGAGGGCGTGCCGATGGGGCACGAGTTCCTCGGCGTCGTTGAGGAAACGGGCCCGGAGGTCGTCGGCCTCAAGCCGGGCGACTTCGTTGTCTCGCCGTTCGCGTTCGCCGACAACACCTGCCCGATCTGCCGCGACGGTTTCCACACCGCCTGCCCGCACGGAGGCTGGTACGGCACCGGCGGCGTCGGGGGCGCGCAGGCCGAGGCCATCCGCGTCCCGCAAGCCGACGGCACCCTGGTGAAGATCCCCGCAGGCGTGGACGCGGCGCTCCTGCCTTCGCTCCTCGCCCTGAGCGACGTCTACCTCACCGGCTACCACGCCGCCCACATGGGCCGGGTCGAGCCCGGCAGGACGGTGACCGTGATCGGCGACGGCGCGGTGGGCCTGTCCGCCGTGCTGGCTTCCCGGCGCATGGGAGCCGAGAAGATCATTCTCATGGGCCGCCATACCTCCCGCACCGACCTGGGCCGCGAATGGGGCGCGAGCGAGGTCGTGGCCGAACGTGGCGAGGAAGGGGTGGCCAAGGTGATGGACCTGACCGGCGGCGAGGGCTCGCACGTCGTGCTGGAGGCCGTCGGACTGATGCCCGCCTACGAGCAGGCGTACGGCATCGTCCGGCCAGGCGGGATCATCTCTCGTGTCGGCGTGCCGCAGTACGAGGAGGCCCCGGTCGGCTTCGGCTCGCTGTTCGGGAAGAACGCCGGGCTGACCGGCGGCCCGGCACCCGTGCGCGCCTACATCGAGCAGGCCATCCCCGACGTGCTGGAGGGCCGCATCGATCCTGGTCGGGTGTTCGACGCCGAGGTCGGCATCGAGCAGGTCGCCGACGCCTACAAGGCGATGGACGACCGGAGTCGGCTGAAGGTGGTGGTGCGCCCGTGA
- a CDS encoding hydrophobin family protein has protein sequence MIKNSRRFVAPAVIATAVVLSHGAFPASAAEPAVELHCSGPDLNGVVAVDCAPATKEKPANQDCKSLKNSDDPAVAGLLGLLGVTVSPGTGIGVTCLPHKPAQG, from the coding sequence ATGATCAAGAATTCCCGCCGATTCGTGGCGCCCGCCGTCATCGCGACGGCCGTCGTGCTGTCCCATGGTGCTTTCCCGGCTTCCGCGGCCGAGCCCGCGGTAGAACTGCACTGCTCGGGCCCGGACCTCAATGGTGTGGTGGCTGTTGACTGTGCACCCGCTACCAAGGAGAAGCCGGCGAACCAGGACTGCAAGTCCCTGAAAAACTCCGACGACCCCGCGGTTGCCGGTCTCCTCGGCCTGCTCGGCGTCACTGTCTCCCCGGGTACCGGCATCGGGGTGACCTGCCTGCCGCACAAGCCCGCACAGGGCTGA
- a CDS encoding DUF2255 family protein, protein MVDWNGSDLEKIAAAEELDLASERGNGTLRAPVTMWVVRSGGHLYVRSVKGPAGPWYRGARSRSRGRIEAGGVRQDATFHQADPGEYPAVDAAYRKKCGHYPSIVEHVLTHRARISTLRLEPR, encoded by the coding sequence ATGGTGGACTGGAACGGATCGGATCTGGAGAAGATCGCTGCGGCTGAGGAGCTGGACCTTGCCTCCGAACGGGGCAACGGCACCCTGCGCGCTCCGGTGACGATGTGGGTGGTCCGCTCCGGCGGCCATCTGTACGTCCGCTCGGTCAAAGGCCCCGCCGGCCCCTGGTATCGGGGGGCTCGCTCCCGTAGCCGGGGTCGCATCGAAGCCGGCGGCGTCCGGCAGGACGCCACCTTCCACCAGGCCGACCCCGGCGAGTACCCGGCGGTGGACGCCGCCTACCGGAAGAAGTGCGGGCACTACCCGAGCATTGTCGAGCACGTCCTGACCCACCGGGCCCGCATTTCCACCCTCCGGCTCGAACCACGCTGA
- a CDS encoding urease subunit beta: MYPGRIEHPEPPREPDCPVDCAGNGKDPSSCCDQCQDAASWHEAITFNADLQEEAVELPDGGGISRGRTRIKVRNMSDRPIQIGSHYHFPDVNPGLKVLKVEVPSGPELTPPQELKDCEAAQMRRLNIAAGTSVRFEPGDVCCVELVEIQGDRQVEGLRGVTHR, translated from the coding sequence GTGTACCCGGGCAGGATCGAACACCCCGAGCCGCCGCGGGAGCCTGACTGTCCGGTCGACTGCGCGGGCAACGGCAAAGACCCGTCGTCGTGCTGTGACCAGTGCCAGGACGCGGCTTCCTGGCACGAGGCGATCACGTTCAACGCAGACCTCCAGGAAGAGGCCGTCGAGCTGCCGGACGGTGGCGGGATCAGTAGGGGCAGGACAAGGATCAAGGTGCGGAACATGTCCGACCGCCCCATCCAGATCGGTTCCCACTACCACTTCCCCGACGTCAACCCGGGGCTGAAGGTCCTCAAGGTCGAAGTGCCTTCCGGTCCGGAACTGACGCCGCCACAGGAGCTCAAGGACTGTGAGGCGGCACAGATGCGCCGGCTCAACATCGCCGCCGGCACGTCCGTGCGCTTCGAGCCGGGCGACGTGTGCTGTGTCGAACTGGTGGAGATCCAGGGGGACCGACAGGTCGAAGGGCTGCGCGGGGTGACGCACCGATGA
- a CDS encoding helix-turn-helix transcriptional regulator, whose product MAPEHHSGDDELGRFLRARRTQTSPQSAGRTPGPGVRRTPGLRREELATLAGVSIDYYTRMERGKETRPSPAVIDALARALQLDDAEHQHLRDLAVRAARYAPRTAPTPSRTVRPHLKLLLETVRPNPAYVVSRSMDVLAHNPGGLALYAGIDDWPATRRNLARYLFLHPAAREVFPDWDNQIRGCVARLRALAGTDPDAPDLTQLVGELLLKSPDFAGLWERYEVTGRKITTKTFQHPQVGRITLSFQGMALEGTPGHRMGIYTAEPGTPDHDAMLLLDLAAPHRAEPPSKHER is encoded by the coding sequence ATGGCACCCGAGCACCACAGCGGCGACGACGAACTGGGACGCTTCCTGCGCGCCCGCCGCACCCAGACCAGTCCCCAGTCGGCCGGCCGCACCCCCGGGCCGGGTGTACGCCGCACCCCCGGGCTGCGCCGTGAGGAGCTGGCCACGCTGGCCGGGGTCAGCATCGACTACTACACCCGTATGGAACGCGGCAAGGAGACCCGCCCCAGCCCGGCAGTCATCGACGCCCTCGCCCGCGCCCTGCAGCTCGACGACGCCGAGCACCAGCATCTGCGCGACCTCGCGGTCCGGGCCGCACGCTACGCGCCCCGGACCGCCCCGACGCCGAGCCGGACCGTGCGCCCGCACCTGAAGCTGCTGCTGGAGACGGTGCGACCGAACCCGGCCTACGTCGTCAGCCGCAGCATGGACGTCCTGGCGCACAATCCCGGCGGCCTCGCGCTGTACGCGGGCATCGACGACTGGCCCGCCACCCGGCGCAACCTCGCCCGCTACCTCTTCCTCCACCCCGCCGCCCGCGAGGTCTTCCCCGACTGGGACAACCAGATCCGCGGCTGTGTCGCCCGCCTGCGCGCCCTGGCCGGCACCGACCCCGACGCCCCCGATCTCACCCAGCTCGTCGGCGAGCTGCTCCTCAAGAGCCCGGACTTCGCCGGACTGTGGGAACGCTACGAGGTCACTGGCCGCAAGATCACGACCAAGACCTTCCAGCACCCCCAGGTAGGCAGAATCACCCTCAGCTTCCAGGGCATGGCCCTCGAAGGCACCCCCGGCCATCGCATGGGCATCTACACCGCCGAACCCGGCACTCCCGACCACGACGCGATGCTCCTGCTCGACCTGGCCGCTCCGCACCGCGCCGAGCCGCCGTCCAAGCACGAGCGGTAA
- a CDS encoding S8 family serine peptidase, translated as MKSRRSRHTALAAVVLAGTLAAIPGAADAAAPDPSQRVLVELSGSPAVTAAPGGSLLSAEAARGVGAARRALDARQVTFLGSVKSAGLHASATRRLGLLVNAVAMTVPASEVGRLSALPGVTAVLPDTRVLTKTDASVPLIGAPGVWQRKDSAGSRVTGKGTTVAVLDSGVDYSHPDLGGGLGKGHKVVGGHDFVNGDEDPMDDNGHGTHVAGIIAGKAARKGGVTGVAPGANLLAYKVMDADGSGYTSDIIAGIEAASDPAGPHRADVINLSLGGPGDGTDPLGRAATAAVKAGVVVVAAAGNDGPGPGTVSSPGTADGVVSVGASTSNLRLPSAYLAGTKPELIQSYRGILSANPPQRPVTAPLVDVGEGTAEDWKRAGDVRGKIVRARMLVAASAQYLTGSAVEWAQEAEKRGAIAALAGLPSNDGPVFVAGAPGEVRPPEVNPEPGVVQVPSSSARIDASGDSLRMDRLVVMGIDSTQYAELSTRLAAGKVSVTLRGTDTTDQIASFSSRGPTPAFGLKPDLVAPGVEIRSTIPKALYGPGQYRMSGTSMAAPHVAGAAALLRQLHPDRAPAEIKAALIGTAEPLKGSGPTTQGSGRLDVAAAASATVGASPASVSFGLADLSRRHVGGVARVTLRNPGSHPVVTSLRTDGPATVSPKRVTVPAGRTATVTVSLRVARPVADTEISGRLTATPGRGPAIEVPYLLAVRHLAVQAAPDPSDGHSTVHIAPPTRLAAPPVVTVTPPRGKAVEVTSTLDPANGYYRAEVTGSAAGAYRVSVRGTAGTGQRLTGAGAFEVTPVDSRKDRWEPVGPHSEAGSVALSSSRPKQAVLTQYQKAAPWLTTNNGASWRQLGRLPVPDGTGPLVVDAKNPDRWWYVVNSVRDGSRRGAILRTDDNGRTWRTLGLPDTRIAALATDERTRTLVAVSSDALLVSTDAGDHWTTYPTGVTGAITSAAITGDSLYMTTNHGVWARSGIGSGNPGEARPLFDAADGAVGRLAADSSVVAMYVPGRGVVGSHDSGKTWTTLLSMTEGGLHLTLSGDDLYLSTLTGKGRLSRDHGRTWSEVAAPSRAAVPVDYDRWADGSVTVSSEQDGLYRGAADGTGYRRIGVQGLTVNALAVSDGHLLAATESAVYRTALPVASPEWGRSGGEGGRGVGVPQLAVSAKDPKVVWKVRRTGFGAFAVERSGDGGATWENRGSSAEVPTALLVHPADPNRIMVSFQSLLGRGLFATSDGGSTWKNLYHERSFDTIVGDPANPLRLWLGNTAGLYRSDDGGVTVTKVTDGPVTAIDLDGRRLVIGGESIRVSSDGGRTFRTADTGALAIHVSDLLRVKDTFYAATTSSRASGLLQGGRGVMRSTDAGRSWHNISTGLQNTDTTKLAAGPDGRTLYVGTIDGGVHRLNLRH; from the coding sequence ATGAAGTCACGAAGATCGCGTCATACCGCCCTCGCCGCCGTTGTTCTCGCCGGCACGCTGGCGGCGATACCGGGTGCCGCCGACGCGGCCGCGCCCGACCCGTCGCAACGAGTGCTCGTCGAACTCTCCGGGAGCCCCGCGGTCACCGCCGCACCCGGTGGATCGCTGCTGTCCGCCGAGGCCGCCCGCGGCGTCGGTGCCGCCCGCCGCGCGCTCGACGCGCGGCAGGTGACGTTCCTCGGCTCGGTGAAGAGCGCCGGGCTGCACGCTTCGGCCACCCGCAGACTGGGGCTGCTCGTCAATGCCGTGGCCATGACGGTGCCCGCCTCCGAGGTCGGGCGGCTGTCGGCGCTGCCGGGCGTCACCGCCGTCCTCCCCGACACCCGGGTGCTGACGAAGACGGACGCGAGCGTGCCGTTGATCGGAGCGCCCGGCGTCTGGCAGCGCAAGGACTCCGCCGGAAGTCGCGTCACCGGCAAGGGAACCACCGTCGCGGTCCTGGACAGCGGCGTGGACTACAGCCACCCCGACCTGGGCGGCGGACTCGGCAAGGGGCACAAGGTCGTCGGCGGGCACGACTTCGTCAACGGCGACGAGGACCCGATGGACGACAACGGCCACGGCACCCATGTCGCCGGCATCATCGCGGGCAAGGCGGCCCGGAAGGGCGGCGTCACCGGCGTGGCGCCCGGCGCGAATCTGCTGGCCTACAAGGTGATGGACGCCGACGGCTCCGGCTACACATCGGACATCATCGCGGGAATCGAGGCTGCCTCCGATCCGGCCGGCCCGCACCGCGCCGATGTCATCAACCTGAGCCTCGGCGGCCCGGGCGACGGCACCGATCCGCTGGGCCGCGCCGCGACCGCGGCCGTAAAGGCCGGTGTGGTCGTGGTGGCCGCGGCCGGCAACGACGGTCCGGGCCCGGGTACGGTCAGCAGTCCGGGAACGGCCGACGGTGTGGTCTCGGTCGGCGCGTCGACGAGCAATCTGCGCCTGCCCAGCGCGTATCTGGCAGGCACGAAACCCGAGTTGATCCAGAGTTACCGCGGCATCCTGTCGGCGAACCCGCCGCAGCGCCCCGTCACGGCGCCGCTCGTCGATGTCGGCGAGGGCACCGCCGAGGACTGGAAGCGGGCCGGGGACGTACGCGGCAAGATCGTACGGGCCCGGATGCTCGTCGCCGCCAGCGCCCAGTACCTGACGGGGAGCGCGGTGGAGTGGGCGCAGGAGGCGGAGAAGCGCGGCGCGATCGCCGCACTGGCCGGCCTGCCCTCCAACGACGGCCCGGTGTTCGTCGCCGGTGCGCCGGGAGAGGTCCGGCCGCCGGAGGTGAACCCCGAGCCGGGAGTGGTCCAGGTGCCGTCCTCGTCCGCGCGGATCGACGCCTCCGGCGACTCGCTGCGCATGGACCGCCTGGTGGTGATGGGCATCGACTCGACCCAGTACGCGGAGTTGAGCACCCGGCTCGCCGCCGGGAAGGTGTCGGTGACGCTGCGCGGCACCGACACCACCGACCAGATCGCCTCGTTCTCGTCCCGCGGCCCCACACCGGCCTTCGGCCTGAAACCCGACCTGGTCGCGCCCGGTGTGGAGATCCGCTCCACCATCCCCAAGGCGCTGTACGGGCCCGGCCAGTACCGCATGTCGGGTACGTCGATGGCCGCCCCGCACGTCGCCGGCGCCGCGGCCCTGCTGCGCCAGCTGCATCCCGACCGGGCCCCCGCCGAGATCAAGGCCGCGCTGATCGGCACTGCCGAGCCGCTGAAGGGCAGCGGGCCCACGACACAGGGTTCGGGCCGGCTCGATGTGGCCGCGGCCGCGTCGGCCACGGTCGGCGCCTCACCCGCGTCGGTGTCGTTCGGGCTCGCCGATCTGTCCCGGCGTCACGTCGGCGGCGTCGCGAGGGTGACGTTGCGCAACCCCGGCAGCCACCCGGTCGTGACATCGCTGCGGACCGACGGTCCGGCCACGGTCTCGCCGAAGCGGGTCACCGTGCCGGCCGGCAGGACCGCGACCGTCACGGTCTCGCTGCGCGTCGCCCGGCCGGTGGCCGACACCGAGATCAGCGGCCGTCTCACGGCGACTCCCGGCCGGGGTCCGGCGATCGAGGTGCCCTACCTGCTCGCCGTCCGCCATCTGGCCGTCCAGGCCGCGCCCGACCCGAGCGACGGTCACTCGACCGTGCACATCGCCCCGCCGACCCGGCTGGCCGCACCGCCGGTCGTCACCGTCACCCCGCCGCGCGGCAAGGCCGTCGAGGTCACCTCCACGCTCGATCCCGCCAACGGCTACTACCGGGCCGAGGTGACCGGCAGCGCGGCCGGGGCCTACCGGGTCTCGGTACGCGGCACCGCCGGTACCGGACAGCGGCTCACCGGCGCCGGCGCCTTCGAAGTCACCCCGGTCGACAGCCGAAAGGACCGCTGGGAGCCGGTCGGTCCCCACAGCGAGGCCGGCTCCGTCGCGCTCTCGTCGAGCCGTCCGAAGCAGGCCGTCCTCACCCAGTACCAGAAGGCGGCTCCCTGGCTGACCACCAACAATGGTGCCTCCTGGCGCCAGTTGGGACGGCTTCCCGTCCCGGACGGCACGGGACCGCTCGTGGTGGACGCGAAGAATCCCGACCGCTGGTGGTACGTCGTGAACAGCGTCCGCGACGGCAGTCGCCGGGGCGCCATCCTGCGCACCGATGACAACGGGCGGACCTGGCGCACGCTCGGCCTCCCGGACACGCGCATCGCGGCGCTCGCCACTGATGAACGGACCCGCACCCTGGTCGCGGTCTCCTCGGACGCACTGCTGGTCAGTACGGACGCGGGCGACCACTGGACGACGTATCCGACCGGTGTCACCGGCGCCATCACCTCCGCCGCCATCACCGGCGACTCCCTTTACATGACGACGAATCATGGTGTCTGGGCCCGCTCCGGCATCGGCTCGGGCAACCCCGGCGAGGCACGGCCGCTCTTCGACGCGGCAGACGGAGCCGTCGGAAGGCTGGCCGCCGACTCCTCCGTCGTGGCGATGTATGTCCCGGGCCGTGGAGTTGTCGGTTCCCATGACAGCGGAAAGACCTGGACCACCCTGCTGTCCATGACGGAAGGCGGCCTCCACCTGACCCTCTCGGGTGACGACCTGTACCTGAGCACGTTGACCGGCAAGGGCCGTCTCAGCCGCGACCACGGGCGGACGTGGAGCGAGGTCGCCGCGCCGTCCAGGGCAGCGGTACCGGTGGACTACGACCGCTGGGCCGACGGTTCCGTCACCGTCTCCAGCGAGCAGGACGGTCTCTACCGGGGTGCCGCGGACGGCACCGGATATCGACGGATCGGCGTCCAGGGGCTGACCGTCAACGCTCTCGCCGTCAGTGACGGCCATCTGCTCGCGGCCACCGAGAGCGCGGTCTACCGCACCGCGCTTCCCGTCGCGAGCCCGGAATGGGGCCGGTCGGGCGGCGAGGGCGGGCGGGGCGTCGGCGTGCCCCAGCTCGCCGTGTCGGCCAAGGATCCGAAGGTGGTCTGGAAGGTCCGGCGCACCGGGTTCGGCGCGTTCGCCGTCGAGCGCAGCGGCGATGGGGGTGCCACCTGGGAGAACAGGGGCAGTTCGGCGGAGGTGCCGACCGCACTCCTGGTCCACCCCGCCGACCCGAACCGGATCATGGTCAGCTTCCAAAGCCTTCTGGGCCGCGGGCTGTTCGCCACCAGCGACGGCGGCTCGACGTGGAAGAACCTCTACCACGAGCGCTCCTTCGACACCATCGTGGGTGACCCCGCGAACCCGCTGCGCCTGTGGCTCGGCAACACGGCCGGTCTCTACCGGTCCGACGACGGTGGGGTGACGGTCACCAAAGTCACCGACGGCCCGGTGACCGCGATCGATCTCGACGGACGGCGTCTCGTCATCGGCGGCGAGAGCATCCGCGTCAGCTCCGACGGCGGCCGGACCTTCCGCACCGCGGACACCGGCGCTCTCGCGATCCATGTCTCCGACCTGCTCCGGGTCAAGGACACGTTCTACGCGGCCACCACCAGCTCCAGGGCCAGCGGCCTCCTCCAGGGCGGCCGCGGCGTCATGCGCAGCACCGACGCCGGTCGGAGCTGGCACAACATCTCCACCGGCCTGCAGAACACCGACACCACCAAACTGGCCGCGGGCCCCGATGGCCGCACCCTCTACGTCGGCACCATCGACGGCGGCGTGCACCGTCTCAACCTGCGCCACTGA
- a CDS encoding aldo/keto reductase, with amino-acid sequence MKHIKLGDLRVSRIGLGAMGMTHGYTGSGTDEAESIRTVHRALDLGVTLIDTAEIYGPYTNEELLGRALKGRRDQVVLATKFGLVSHAGGGPWNLDSSPANIRTAVEGSLERLGTDHIDLYYQHRVDPDTPIEETAGAVGELIAQGKVRAFGLSEAGPDTIRRAHAVHPVTAVQSEYSLWTRGVEERILPVLRELNIGLVPFSPLGRGFLTGTIRSTDQFDADDFRRDNPRFTGENFLRNLAIADEVQAVAVEAGATPAQVALAWLLAQGDDIAPIPGTKRVSRVEENTASDGVALTAAQIAQLSSLPPAAGETHTEAQARMLER; translated from the coding sequence ATGAAGCACATCAAGCTGGGTGACCTGCGGGTCTCCCGCATCGGACTGGGCGCGATGGGAATGACGCACGGCTACACCGGATCCGGGACGGACGAGGCGGAGTCCATCCGTACCGTGCACCGCGCCCTGGACCTGGGCGTCACACTGATCGACACCGCCGAGATCTACGGCCCGTACACCAACGAGGAACTCCTCGGCCGGGCACTGAAGGGCCGCCGCGACCAGGTGGTGCTGGCGACGAAGTTCGGCCTCGTCTCCCACGCGGGCGGGGGACCGTGGAACCTCGACAGCAGCCCGGCCAACATCCGCACGGCGGTCGAGGGCTCGCTCGAACGCCTGGGCACCGACCACATCGACCTGTACTACCAGCACCGGGTCGACCCGGACACGCCGATCGAGGAGACGGCCGGTGCGGTCGGCGAGCTGATCGCCCAGGGCAAGGTCCGTGCGTTCGGCTTGTCCGAGGCCGGCCCGGACACCATCCGCCGCGCCCACGCCGTCCACCCCGTGACCGCGGTGCAGTCGGAGTACTCACTGTGGACCCGGGGCGTGGAGGAGCGGATCCTGCCGGTGCTGCGCGAGCTGAACATCGGCCTGGTGCCGTTCTCGCCCCTCGGCCGCGGCTTCCTGACGGGCACGATCCGATCCACCGACCAGTTCGACGCGGACGACTTCCGGCGCGACAACCCGCGCTTCACCGGCGAGAACTTCCTGCGCAACCTGGCGATCGCCGATGAGGTCCAGGCCGTCGCCGTCGAGGCCGGCGCCACGCCCGCGCAGGTCGCGCTGGCCTGGCTGCTCGCGCAGGGCGACGACATCGCCCCGATCCCCGGCACCAAGCGCGTAAGCCGGGTCGAGGAGAACACCGCCTCCGACGGCGTCGCTCTCACCGCCGCTCAGATCGCCCAGCTCAGCAGTCTGCCGCCCGCCGCCGGAGAGACCCACACCGAAGCCCAGGCGCGGATGCTCGAACGCTGA